The Coccidioides posadasii str. Silveira chromosome 3, complete sequence genome contains a region encoding:
- a CDS encoding uncharacterized protein (EggNog:ENOG410PNIA~COG:S), which translates to MPLDYSIRLVEFQGECRAESKEIIEESETTKRREGDIRDCLRPSDPVDIVWPLSSTVLGLLEETSQIAEPLPDGLPQRMLDLVRTSEVIWKSPVLDQMMVFKCDTDVVVKAIWCVDDDTEYTTLQYLECHKPDIPAPRPLGYV; encoded by the exons ATGCCCCTGGACTATTCTATCCGCCTGGTCGAATTTCAAGGCGAGTGTCGAGCAGAAAGCAAGGAAATAATCG AGGAGTCCGAGACCACAAAAAGACGTGAAGGTGACATCCGTGATTGCCTTCGACCTTCGGATCCCGTTGACATTGTATGGCCTCTATCTTCAACCGTATTGGGACTACTCGAAGAGACGTCGCAAATTGCAGAACCTCTACCAGATGGTCTGCCTCAACGGATGCTTGACCTCGTGCGAACAAGCGAGGTTATTTGGAAGTCCCCGGTCCTGGACCAAATGATGGTTTTCAAGTGTGACACCGATGTCGTTGTGAAGGCGATATGGTGTGTGGATGACGACACTGAATATACGACACTGCAATATCTCGAATGCCACAAACCTGACATCCCTGCTCCAAGGCCTCTAGGGTATGTGTGA
- a CDS encoding uncharacterized protein (EggNog:ENOG410PFT2~COG:G~TransMembrane:12 (i57-75o95-116i123-142o148-172i184-204o216-239i291-316o328-348i357-376o382-399i420-438o450-471i)~BUSCO:6841at33183) has translation MVFTEQLHPKGLGDVVDHINTPTEKDEGSIKVQDIQLEDDFSDVDEKKVLRKMDLRLIPQLALLYLLSFLDRGNIGNAKIEGLDKDLNLQGSQYNWTLTVFFFTYATFEIPANILLKKLRPSIFLPSIMLAWGTVMTLMGLVKNYHGLLISRLFLGVTEAGLYPGCAYYITMWYCAKEGQFRQALFFSAASIAGAFSGLLAFGIAKMHGVGGYEGWRWIFILEGLATVVVAVISFFTIYDFPETAPFFTERERAFVIHRLKYQNSKPGSKVAQDDEFRWKYVIDAFKDWQVYVAIIMFWGIVCPLYGLSLFLPSIIRDLGFTSSTAQLLTVPVYCTAATIAIISAWVADKKGSRSPFILFYMCIMAIGFIICIASAGRGVPGLVYAGVFIAVCGLYPAFPGNVTWLSGNLSGSYKRATGMAIQIGVGNLSGTMASNFYRASDAPKYYMGHGIELGFVIAGIIAVLVLRFSYQHINKKRDLEGTGNLTEEEMAAMGDKSPAFRYSL, from the exons ATGGTGTTCactgagcagcttcatcCTAAAGGTTTGGGAGATGTTGTTGATCATATCAACACTCCAACAGAAAAAGATGAAGGCTCAATCAAAGTTCAAGACATCCAGCTGGAGGATGACTTTAGCGATGTCGATGAGAAGAAGGTCCTGCGAAAGATGGACCTTCGCCTGATTCCCCAGCTGGCGTTGCTTTATCTACTTTCCTTCCTGGATCGAGGAAACATTGGAAATGCAAAGATTGAGGGCCTGGATAAAGACCTGAATTTGCAGGGCTCGCAATACAACTGGACCT TGaccgtcttcttcttcacttaCGCTACTTTTGAGATTCCCGCCAATATTCTCCTGAAGAAGCTTCGCCCATCAATAT TCCTACCCTCAATTATGCTTGCTTGGGGAACCGTGATG ACATTGATGGGACTCGTGAAGAACTACCATGGCCTTCTAATTTCACGCCTTTTCCTCGGAGTCACAG AGGCTGGATTGTACCCTGGCTGTGCATATTATATCACTATGTGGTACTGTGCGAAGGAGGGCCAGTTCAGACAAGCACTGTTCTTCAGTGCTGCTAGCATTGCGGGGGCGTTCTCAGGGTTACTAGCTTTTGGAATTGCC AAGATGCACGGAGTCGGTGGATACGAGGGGTGGCGATGGATTTTTATTCTAGAGGGCCTTGCCACGGTCGTCGTCGCGGTGATATCATTTTTTACCATCTACGATTTTCCCGAGACCGCACCCTTTTTCACCGAGCGGGAGCGCGCATTCGTTATCCACCGGTTGAAGTACCAAAATTCGAAACCTGGTTCTAAAGTTGCACAGGACGATGAATTCCGATGGAAATACGTCATCGACGCATTCAAAGACTGGCAGGTCTATGTCGCTATCATCA TGTTCTGGGGTATTGTTTGCCCACTGTATGGCCTTTCACTTTTCTTGCCATCCATTATCAGAGATTTGGGTTTCACGTCCTCTACTGCCCAGCTGTTAACA GTCCCTGTTTACTGCACAGCTGCTACTATCGCAATTATTTCAGCATGGGTGGCAGATAAAAAGGGGTCTCGTTCACCATTTATCCTTTTCTACATGTGCATCATGGCTATTGGATTCATCATCTGTATAGCAAGCGCTGGAAGGGGTGTGCCTGGTCTTGTGTATGCTGGTGTTTTTATCGCCGTGTGTG GTCTTTACCCTGCTTTCCCAGGGAACGTCACGTGGCTTAGCGGCAACCTGTCCGGCAGCTACAAACGCGCAACGGGCATGGCTATTCAAATCGGGGTTGGAAACCTGTCAGGCACTATGGCGTCCAACTTCTATAGAGCCAGCGATGCTCCGAAATACTACATGGGACACGGGATAGAGCTCGGATTCGTCATCGCCGGTATCATTGCTGTGCTCGTTCTGCGATTCTCTTATCAGCACATCAATAAGAAGAGAGATCTAGAGGGAACCGGGAACTTAACCGAGGAAGAGATGGCCGCAATGGGCGACAAGTCTCCTGCATTCAGATACTCGCTGTAA
- a CDS encoding uncharacterized protein (EggNog:ENOG410PNIA~COG:S), with translation MDNDQKASIRDQLGVIMSNLRSIPYTDGSALGGVAGEGCKDIRRHLRKSEKPIRSLVEFEEFLFSSPHPGGQVFTELLRQLYPTQPTEMKIVFTHGDLRPDNITVDMDDCNQWIVTGLLVWEYSGFYPEYCEAFKCTNCLAPYKEDDWYLFLPDCISPKRYAHWWLLDRVRDARVV, from the coding sequence ATGGACAACGACCAGAAAGCTTCCATCAGAGATCAGCTGGGCGTGATTATGTCAAATCTGAGGTCTATACCTTACACTGATGGTTCCGCACTTGGAGGTGTGGCCGGTGAAGGTTGCAAAGACATCAGAAGACATCTACGAAAGAGTGAGAAGCCGATTCGGAGCCTTGTTGAATTTGAAGAATTCTTGTTCTCGAGCCCTCATCCTGGCGGTCAAGTCTTCACTGAGCTGCTTCGTCAACTTTACCCGACTCAACCCACGGAGATGAAGATTGTTTTCACGCACGGTGACCTTCGACCAGACAACATTACGGTAGACATGGACGACTGCAACCAATGGATTGTCACTGGGCTTCTTGTTTGGGAATACAGTGGATTCTACCCAGAATATTGCGAAGCTTTCAAGTGCACTAACTGCTTAGCTCCATACAAGGAGGATGATTGGTATCTGTTTCTGCCCGATTGCATTTCGCCAAAACGATATGCTCATTGGTGGCTCCTAGATAGAGTTCGAGACGCCAGGGTTGTTTGA
- the MEP5_2 gene encoding Fungalysin/Thermolysin Extracellular metalloproteinase 5 (SECRETED:SignalP(1-19)~EggNog:ENOG410PH2R~COG:O~MEROPS:MER0001400), translating to MHGLLLAAGLLSLPLYTIAHTQPSGALSRRGVDLDAYRLPEKSSYTNTNDVQENSAILSLNAGSYVDVATKLVKQTIPSATFRVVDDHYISDTGLGHVYFRQTINGLDVDNADFNVNVGKDGKIFSFGNSFYTGKVPSASLTRDHSDPIQALNGARKALKLPVKTEKATARATNRGEYMFKGTSGALSEPTAKLVYIVKDDGSLALTWRVETDIGDNWLLSYIDAKDSDKVHNVVDYVAHATYQVYPWGINDPTEGSRQVFKDPWELPASPFTWISDGRQNYTTTRGNNGIAQNNPDGGTEYLNNYRPNSRNLRFEYRYSPSMNPPKSYTNASITQLFYSANTYHDLLYTLGFTEEAGNFQVSNGNRGGKGNDYVILNAQDGSGTNNANFATPPDGRPGRMRMYIWTRANPPRDGCFEAGIVIHEYTHGLSNRLTGGPDNTRCLNGLESGGMGEGWGDFYATAVRLKRNDTRNTVYAKSAWASNNPGGVRAYPYSTDFEINPLTYTSVNQLNEVHAVGTVWATMLYELLWNLIDKHGKNDGPKPVFRDGVPTDGKYLAMKIVLDGMKIQPCNPNFVQARDAILDADKALTGGENKCEIWTAFAKRELGTGARYNRNNRTGSKEVPNECK from the exons ATGCACGGCCTTCTGCTTGCCGCCGGGCTTCTTAGCCTGCCTCTTTATACTATCGCGCATACCCAGCCATCTGGTGCACTCTCCCGCCGAGGGGTTGATTTAGACGCCTACCGTTTGCCTGAAAAGTCCAGTTATACAAACACAAATGATGTCCAGGAGAACTCTGCTATCCTGTCTCTCAATGCCGGTAGCTATGTTGATGTGGCCACCAAGCTTGTGAAGCAGACTATACCATCAGCGACCTTCCGCGTCGTTGATGATCATTACATCAGCGATACTGGTCTCGGTCACGTCTACTTCCGCCAAACAATCAATGGCCTTGACGTTGACAACGCCGATTTCAATGTTAAC GTTGGCAAGGATGGCAAGATCTTCTCCTTTGGCAATTCCTTCTACACAGGAAAGGTTCCCAGTGCTTCTTTGACACGAGACCACTCTGACCCCATTCAAGCACTCAACGGTGCTCGCAAGGCGCTCAAGCTTCCTGTTAAGACTGAAAAGGCGACCGCTCGTGCCACGAATCGTGGAGAGTATATGTTCAAAGGAACTTCTGGAGCTCTCTCTGAACCTACAGCCAAACTTGTCTACATTGTAAAGGACGATGGAAGCTTGGCCCTGACCTGGAGAGTGGAAACTGACATCGGTGACAACTGGCTTCTTTCATATATTGATGCAAAGGACTCCGATAAAGTTCATAACGTTGTCGACTATGTGGCCCATGCAACCTACCAAGTTTA TCCTTGGGGAATTAATGATCCCACTGAGGGTTCTCGTCAGGTCTTTAAGGATCCATGGGAGCTTCCTGCATCTCCATTCACTTGGATTAGCGATGGAAGACAAAACTATACCACAACCCGGGGTAATAATGGAATTGCGCAGAATAACCCCGATGGTGGAACTGAATATCTCAACAATTACCGGCCGAACAGCCGTAACCTTAGGTTTGAATATCGATACTCGCCATCTATGAATCCCCCCAAATCTTACACCAATGCATCAATTACTCAGTTGTTCTATTCCGCAAACACATACCATGACCTTTTATACACATTAGGATTCACCGAAGAAGCTGGAAACTTTCAGGTCAGCAATGGCAATCGGGGTGGTAAGGGTAATGACTATGTGATTTTGAATGCTCAAGATGGCTCCGGCACCAACAATGCCAATTTCGCTACACCTCCTGATGGCAGACCGGGCCGCATGCGCATGTATATCTGGACCAGAGCTAACCCTCCTCGTGACGGCTGTTTCGAGGCAGGCATTGTTATTCATGAATACACACATGGCC TCTCGAACCGACTTACAGGCGGGCCGGACAACACACGCTGTCTGAACGGCCTAGAATCCGGCGGCATGGGAGAAGGCTGGGGAGATTTCTATGCCACCGCCGTTCGCCTCAAGCGTAATGACACCCGTAACACGGTTTACGCAAAGAGCGCATGGGCTTCCAACAACCCTGGGGGTGTCCGGGCGTATCCCTACTCAACTGATTTCGAAATCAACCCGCTCACTTACACGTCTGTCAACCAGCTGAATGAAGTCCACGCCGTCGGCACCGTGTGGGCGACAATGCTCTATGAATTGCTGTGGAACCTAATCGACAAGCATGGCAAGAATGATGGCCCGAAGCCTGTCTTCCGGGACGGTGTTCCCACCGATGGCAAATATCTCGCGATGAAGATCGTCCTTGATGGCATGAAAAT CCAACCCTGCAATCCAAACTTCGTCCAGGCCCGTGACGCGATCCTTGATGCTGACAAGGCTCTTACTGGCGGTGAAAACAAGTGTGAGATCTGGACGGCATTTGCCAAACGTGAATTGGGCACGGGTGCTAGATACAATCGCAACAATCGCACCGGCAGCAAGGAAGTTCCCAATGAATGTAAATAA